One Peromyscus eremicus chromosome 17, PerEre_H2_v1, whole genome shotgun sequence genomic window, ctctgtgtgagtatgCACATTTTCATGTAGATGTCCTCctagatcagaagagggcatcagatctcttgcaGATAAAGTTATAGGTGGTTGAAAGCCACCTGACCgatgtgctgggaaccaaattcaagtcttctacaagagcagcaagcacccttaaacACTAAGTTACTGCCTCAGCCCCTTTTAATGATAATTCATAGGGCATGTTTTAGGGTGAGAAAACTATCCGATAAGATTGCAAAGTGATAAAGTTTAATATGTTATGCATTTGTCAAAACCCATAAAACTTTACTACACAAAGCATAAGATTTTGTGTATGCAAACAATTCCAGAGATCCAGAAATCACAGGGTAGAGTACAGACTGACAACAGAATCTAGCTATATTACAAAAGGACATATTAACCTCATTGAAGGGAGCGAGGGGCGAATGTTAGCTGAAGCAACTTTAGAAAACAGAACGTAAAACTAACACAAAAGGCATTGCATATGAGCATTTTAGTGTAGCTACAAAAGTTGCTTTCCCCAGTATGGGGGTTAGCAATTCTGATACTGGTATATATAGAACTGCATGATTAAGTACAGAGACAGTGATCTACGATAGCATGGATGGCCACAGAAAAGCAAGGGAAAGATTAAGGTGATCAATGTGATAATGAATTAGAGTTGGAGACGCCAAAATGCACTATTGTTCATTTTAACATCCAGACTAGTTAATTTAATATACATATTAGATGTGTACAGATATGGCAATatttatagatacatacatatgtatgagtCGATTTTCACTCACATTGCTTGCTTTGGAAGCACGGAAGGCAGTCACTCACTAACAAGCACATCAAGGTGTAATAATGCTGTTCTAGATTGAAAGGATCCAAGACTCCTTGTAGATTGCTGAAACAGGGAGCAAGGGAACATCCAGGATTACTTTGAAGCACAATGCAATTCCAAAAagtaaatttacacacacacacacacacacacacacacacacacagaggagagagagagagagagagagagagagagagagagagagagagagagagagagagagggagagagagagagagagagagagagagagaggatgatgcAGTATGTCGAAGGGAAAAAGAGACACAAGTGATTGCTAGAAAGGCTCCCTAAATCCAATACTAAAACAATTTGAATAAAACCATCAAATAGTATGGTTCTTTAACACTAAATACAAGTTTACATTAAGTccatactaattttaaaaagtgaacaaaTAAGACAAATGGAAGAGAATAAGTAAAGTTGCCATGCGGCACAATCACAAGCAACTTTTGTAGACATTCAGCACTGAGTGAGGAGCATATTTTCCAATTCTTTGTCTTCTCTGCTGTTGGAAGGCTCCCTGCTACTTGCAGGACAGAGCAAACACCACTTCTTTATAGCCTTCTACACCTATTCACCCCTCTCCTGATCACCATGGATTGTTCTTTCTTCCAAACACTGCATGTGGGATTTCCAAAGTCAGTTCATTCTCAAGGGTACGTGTGAGAAGAGAGGAGCCTAACAGTGGAGAGAGATGGCCAACACTGTCAGCAGAGTGGTTGTTAACTCAACATTTTCATTTATACTCTAATGTCTCAGTACCAGAGCAAGAGATATTTCGAAAACCATTTTATGTGGATTTCCAAGATGTTTATTCTTTTtatcacaaaataaaactaaaggctttgcttaattaaatataaaacctaATCTAACGGTCTTTACCTAGGAGCTAAGTTACCCATTGTGTATCATCTCATGGTATAATATATTCATATGGAATAttccatatataaaaatatattataccCAAATCATCATCTCTAGTTATTTGAGTTTTTATATCTCATTATAATTTCATAGGTTAAGAGCCCAAGAATCCCACAGAAACCAACTGACTAGACCAAAGCCACTTCCTGAGTCTGTGACCCAAGGAGGGAAATGTTGTTTACACAAAGACAATCTATGAACCAATGTTCCAGAAGCAAGCCTTTCTATAATATagttaagaaaattatttaaattctcttgcaaaagaaacacaaatattagGAAAATACAAGTATTTATTCTAATATCTATTTTATCAAGTAATAAAAATCATCTGTTGTTGTAGGGTATCTAGCAGAGGAGACTGTATGGACATGGGTTTAAGTTAATAGGAAGTCTTTATTATCAGTCAGTGACCacactgggtgtttgggatcccagtgtaggTAGCCCCAAGGCTTTCTCAGCGTGAACTTTTAAGCACAAAGAACATATTCTGGGTTGACGTACTTCAGTTAAGAAgagcagttagccagaagcagaactacaaaagccaaaaagcaaggttagtacatttagagactttcccggAACTACAGACTGACTGATGAATCCATCAGGCCTTTCTTTTCATCTTGGCTGATCTTCATGCTGTTTTATGGCCtaaatggtacttccatcatggagtcagttgtgttaAGGTCTGGGGGTCTGTTACACTATGAAGATTATGAAAATATTCTGTTCTTGGGTATGCAGATTGCAAGGCTACCTAACATCTATCAAAaacaacatcaaaataaaatacaaagcttttcaaataaaaaaaagaaagaaaaaaactctttctaaatattttattcttattccCATTGAAGTAGGCTTGTACCATAAAAGCAGTTATCTTTCATTCTATAAGTGTCTCAAAATGTGAGTGTTATAAAATCTCATGTAGCTGAGTGTAGTGCTGCATGCCTTTGAAGGCatcactccagagacagaggcaggcagatcactgtaatttcataagttcaaggccaaactccAGCATAGTAATTTCCAGATCAACCTGAGTTACACAGTAAAActccatcttaaaaataaattatacctATAAAACTctcagttttatttatataaagacTACTTTAAAATCCCTTTGAAGCTGTGATACACCTCAGAGATCAACTGTGAAGTCATTAACAGAGGATGCTCTTAACTGCCCAGGTATTTGTTTGGAGTAGGTAAATAAAACAATTGTTGATAAGAGGCCTGaaataagaaatatttcaaaaaatgagATTCAATTATGATACAGCATCATAATTGATACATATAAACATAAGAAACTTTCAAGTAAAACTCAGATGTATGATGGACCTTTATAAATTGGATCTATCCCTTTATCGACTTAATCTCCACATAAATTTAATGTGCTGAATTTCGTGACCCAAGCACTACTTGCAATTTATGATGAAAGGCATTTATCCGTTCTTTCTGAACTGGCCAGTTCAAGATGCAACGGGATTTAAACATTCCTCTTCGCAAACAGAGTGCATGGTTTAGTTTATAATCTGGAATATCCTGAAGAAAAATCAATATAATTGAATCCAGATTTTGCTCAATAGCTTGCTGAACCGCATGGTGTACCTTGAATCTAAATAGAACATTAAAATGGATAGTTAGATAACTAACATATAGACGCGAAAAGTTAAAAGCTTAGCAATCTAAAATTATTTGTGGAATTTATTTGTACTTTCACTAAAAGTTAGAATTTCCCCCTTAATTTTGTTGCTAAAAATTTTATGAGTTGTCAATGTAGTAATTTTGCAAGTTCGGTTGAAAAATGAGTGCAGACGTAAACATTCATAAAATCCACCTACCTTTTGCACAGAGGGTCTTTTAATAGAtggtatgttataacaaaaatgatttttctgcttcttttgaTGCTATTAACAATTGCTTCAAGTCCAAGGACGCCTGCTTCAAAGTCCCTTTCTTCTAGGCAGAATTTGAGAGATTGGTCTTGTTCCTCCATTGGGGAGAAGTGTTTCCAAACCCAGTCTCTGTCTTGATGGGCATGAATTATGTATGCCGTATATTCAAACTGTTCAGGCTGTGCTTCGATTTCCTTGAAACCAAGAACCCGATGAACCGAAACATTCCAGTAAAAAGATATCCTCCAGCCCTCAAAGTGAATGAGCAACGCCGTAAGTATAAAAGTCATGAGCACACTGGTATTAATCATGAAGAGGAGTTCAAAGGGGGCACTATCTTTACAGGATGATGTATCAAAGTGCATCACTGGGAAGCCATGATACTGAGGCGGGGTGTTGCAGAGGTAATGAGTCGGTAGCTCAGAGATGTTAGCGTGGGTCTGGTTGATCCAGTTAACAAACCAGGCAATACTTTCACATGTACAATCAAATGGGTTAAAGCGCATATCTAAACTACTCAGGTTCTGAAAAGCCGGCCCAAAAACATTCTTCTCCACTGATGTGATGAGGTTCTTCTGAAGGTTCAATGACCTTAGAGACGTCTGGTCATCAAAAATAGATGGTAGAAGTATGTTTAAATTATTCAATCCTAGATTGATGCTCTTTAGTTCAAACAAGTTCTTGAACACCCCGACTGGGATTTCATCAAAACCGTTAGACTCCAAATTCAGGATGTGGAGGTGAGACAGGCCCTTCAGGAAATTAACAGGACCGCCAGGGTTTGCGTGTTTCCAGAGCCTTGCTAAGTTGTTGTGCTGAAAATCCAGGATTTCTAGATTCTCCAGACCCTCCAACAAGTCCTCATTTATGTTGGCGATGTTGTTGTTGCTTAAGTCCAGAATAGTCAAGTTACGGAGAGGgcggaaaggggagggggagatttCCGCATTTTTTAGTGCTACCCTCCTGAGCATCAGTCTCTGAAGACCCGGAACCAGAGCAAAGGAATTGCTAGTCAGTTGGAGGTATTTGTTATAGGACAGGTAGATCTCAAATATACTTCTCAGACCTCTCCACTCCTGGCCTGTGAGTTCTTGATCAATGTCGTTAAGGCCAAGGTCAAGTATCCTGAGTTGGCCCAACCAAGAGAAAGCGCCACCTGCTATTTTTGAGATGTGATTTTTCGTTAAATTGAGTGTGAGCAAAGGAGAATGAGCAAGTGACAAAAACGTTTCATTTGTTACAGTTTGCAAACTTGTGAAAGTTTTGGAAAGACTTAAATACTTCAGACTCGTCAAGCCCGTGAACATATTGCTTTTTGTACCCGGAATATTATTATCGTCCATGTTGAGATATTCCAAATATTTTagccactgaaaagaaaaatcatcgATCTTGGGGTGAGAAGCAAGGGAAATACTTTGTTTAGTAAATGCTCGCTTCAAATTCAGGTACCTCAGATTGGAAAGTCCATAAAAAGAGCGAGGAGACAAACACTGTATGTTATTGTACTGCAGAGACAGGTACCTGAGGTGTGGGAGCCAAGAGAAGGTATCGTTACCCACATCCCGTAGGCTGTTGTAGGAAAGATCCAGCGACGTGAGATGATGGGTCTGCTTCAGCCCGGAGAAAGTCGCGAGGCTGGTTGCCAGAAGATGGTTGTTAGCCAGAGAGAGATTCTGGATGCTTGTGTTTGAAAGTTCCAAACAGAGCTTCTCCGTGAGGTGGGGGTCTAGTTGGGCGTTGTTCAAAAGGAGAGCGGATAAATTGCCAATTGCATGAAAACAccctggagaaaactgaaggttcaaaacaaacaaacaaacaaacaaacaaaaacgtgaTGTAACGTGCTCTGAAGGGCATACTAAAATGCATCTTTGCTCAGTTCACCACATGACTTGGGCAGGGCAGTCCACTCGATCCCTCCAGCGAATGGTTCCTTCTTCACTCCATGCCTGTAACCActtccacacccccaccccacctacaCCCACAACCCAGGGTCCTTCCCTAGCTTCCCAGGTAAGGTTGCATCTCCCAGCATTTTGCCTAAACCACACCGAACCCAGTTACATTAAATAAACTATGTGTGAAAACTGTAAAGGGGCAAACCCTGAGTCTGTCTTGGTGACCACTTTCTGGGGCCACATGTAATGAAACAGTGTCATGTattttctcttctggaactctaaAGTGGGCTATTGGTTTTGTCTTTCCAGGTTTTCTTCTTACTTTATTTCATGATAGTGTTGATGATAGTGTTTTCAGCGGTCTTCCACTGACTTGTGTTCAGTTTTCAGAAGCCtctgctgtcctgggacttgaagAAGGACTCTAGAGAGGGTGGTAGCCAGAGCTTGCACTTACTGTGAGAACAAAGGGGTTTGGAATTCTCATATGTAGCTTGTAACAAGTGTGGGCTAATGAAGCAAAAAATAACTAGGAATATGAAAAGAGGTGtgctttattgctttttaaaagggAGTATTAGAAAAGCAGGCAATTATTAAATTACAGTACATTCGCCTGAACGTTGCTTGCAGACTTGAAagttaaggtgtttttttttaattattaattgtgTGGGAGATGTTCAATGATAAGACATATATTTTGCCCCCAAGAGTCAGTATTGCATGGGTGTGGAGAGCATAGTCTTAGGTAAGGTACCAGAAAGGCTACCCTGTCACTGGACCTTCTTTGTCTAAATTTACTTTTGTGTAAAAATAAGTTGATTAAGAAgagcatgtatatacatacaaaatatagagaaatcattTTTACAGTGTTGGTACTGAGTTAAGTGTTCTGAGATTAAGCTGTGGTTGGTGTTCTTATAATTATTCAGAGAgtaattgtaaatatatatacacaaatactaGCAATGTTTGTTTCTAATGGTGGACTTTTAAGTGACTTTTGTTAATACTccttgtttatgtattttataaggTTCTGGCAATAATCGTTCTAACcagagaaaatgtattttaaaaataaagtgagtaGCATAGACAAATTATTTCCGTTATTatttcaggataattttttcatGGTCTCTCATAGCTGAAAAATAGTTTTATAACTCCCCATATTCTTGTAGCTAGTAAATACCCTAGATGAAGAGTTCCAGGCAGTTAATACCGGCAAGAGAAAGAGCcagtcttccccagagatgagCCCCTAACTGTTTATCTATACCACATGGTCAGttctaaacacatacatatgagtAATACTCAATGGACTCAAAAGCACCAAACGTGtgtaatatatacatagatgAGTATGAAAATAGTTCAGCTGAAGATCACGGGCTAAAGAAGAGCAAGGTAACTAAGAAATATTCCATCACAGGGAATTTGTTATACTTAGAACTGCCGTATGCCAAATGCACTACTAAATTCTTTTGCCTCATAGTCCCATCAGGTAGTGTAggtttggaaggctgaagcacaGATCACTTGGATGAGTTACCTCatcacacatttaaaaacaaagcctGCGCAGGAGTGGCTAACCCAAGTAGGCGTGGCTAACCCAAGTAGGCGTGGCTAACCCAAGTCAGGGGCCTGAGCTCTTAACCACCATAGTGTTTTCATTTGTATAGAGATCTCAGGAGGAGGAGTTTGATTTCCACAATATAATTAGGAAACTAAAGTCAGAGTCTTTTCAAAAATCAAAGAACAGCTCTACAATGGCACAGGAACTGGAATTGACCCCATCAAAGGGCAACTTCTCAACTCTTTTTCGATGAAGGTGCCAGTGGCCCCCAAAAGCAAGTGTTGAAGGATGTCTTAAAGACACGGCAGAGCTTATCATTTTATTTCACTGGAAATCCTAAATTCCCATCTGTGCAACACGGGGATTACACACACCTAAGGGTAGCATAGGAAATAATTTCACCTCCACTTCTTACCTCTCTAAGTGGATTGGATGACAAGTCCAACTTTTGTAGAGAAGAATTGCTAAGGAAATCAAGTTCTTCACTTCTTAGTGCAAGGATCTTATTATTCGATAAGAGGAGCTCCTGGAGATCTTCCAGCTGGACCTCAGTTCCCAACTTCGTAGATGATAGGCCGTTATGTGACAGATCTAACTTGATTAAATTCTGAGAGTGAAAGGTAGATACATGCATATGAGAGACAACAGAAGCAACTCCCTCCAAGTGTGTGACTCTTGGAGGTATCCCAAAGGAAAAACTGACTAATTTCTATTATTCGAAAGGGAATAATAACTTTTGTGGCAATTAAAAACACCATCATTGCTACAGTCTTTTCCCCCCATTCTTCCTCAATGTTTGGACCAGTCTGCTGTGGAAAAAATCTCCCCTATacatggctgcataaacaagacgaGAGaaatgacaatatcaatagacacGTTACATCAAAGGGGGTAAATTTCAAGGGAACCCATCCCTAGACAAAGTACTACAGGCTATTAATGCCTGCTGGGAGAAGAAAGTTCATCCTCTCCCAGTGATGATGGGCCCCCATATTGGGTTGTCCAATGCAGAGGAGTCAGCCTTGAAGctatgtacacacaaacaacaaaaacagattcAGTGGgttatatttctgtatatttgtgcgtgcgcgcgcacgcgcgcgcacacacacacacacacacacacacatatgtaacaatgCAAGTCAAAGAGAGGCTATCCATGAAAGTGTTGGGGTCACATGACAGGAATCTGAGGGAAGGTAGCTGGGATGGGTGGGAAGGTAGAAAGTGGGGaggtgatgtaattctatttcaatttaaaacaattaaacaaaaaaagcccaCCCTTTTTGTAAGGATTTAGTTTCTTCATGAATTAACTTATTTCTTTCACCAAGTTAAAGAATTTAAGCTTATAaattgatttacttatttataagcatttatttatgttataaaGGATAGCTACGTGGCTTAGTAAACGTAATTCATGAATCTTGGAAACTAGttacagaaaaaagaagaaaatgctcatttaagaaaacaacacagccaggtggtggtggtgcctgcctttgatcccagcactcaggaggcagagccaaggtggatctctgtgagttcgaagccagcctgatctacagagtgagattcaggacaggcaccaaaactacacagagaaaccctgtcttgaaaaaaaaaaaggaagaaaaagaaagaaagaaagaaagaaaggaaggaaggaaggaaggaaggaaggaaggaagggaaagaaaggaagggaaaaaatgaaggaaagaaaaagaaagaaaggaaggaaggaaaggaagggaaaaaggaaggaaggaaagaaagagaaaacaacacaACCCCTACagttaaggctcagggaacgtcttggaagagggagaaggaaggttaTAAAAGCCAGAGTACCAGGGCATCTGCCTGTAAGCTTCAAATTCAGGCAAAAAGGCAGGAAAACCCTGATGTCTGTTAGGGGAACATCAACTGGAATTTCTATTAAAGAAATAAGACTTTCATATAtgcattaaaaagaaatgtttttctagTAATTTCTCTGGTCAGATTTTGAGATCTTTGCATCAAAAGGAATTTCCTGCACACTATGATTTTAGAAGGCTCAAAGACTGGCCAACATATCACTTTATCAATGCTTCTCAGAGCATTTAAAGTAGTACATTATGTCCTCGGCATCTGAGAAGGAGTAAGGCTCAATATTTTATTTGAGGCCACGAAATAAAGAAGATAAGTCGTTTACAAATGTCTTTGGTTTAAAGAAAGCCCTTAAGAGTTGCTGAGGTTACTAGCTAATAACACCTACTTTTCATAGATTTAAAATTCAAGCAAAGcgtttaaaagaagaagaaggtggaaaCCTCTGAAAAGGCAATGTTCCAAGCCTTCTTAAACTCCAAAGGGTAGGCAATGTTTAGCCAAAGAGTCTGTTTTACCATTGTATCaacttgttatttttctttaagcCAGAATTTGGACTCACTGTGTTTCTTACTATGTCACACCCTAAATTCAGCAGCACCATGAGTTTATTTTCTATGTTCCCTACGGGATAGTCAGATGCATTTCTGCTCATGATGTCTCTCTTCTGAGTCCTATTTCAAATGAGGCAATGCAAGAGAGGAAGAGTTCTTAATGTTCCAATTGACATAAGACTGTAATTTTGAGCAGTATTACATCACAGTGCCCACATGCACAGGTGTGCCCCAGCAGTCACGAAGAGGGATTGATCAGCGTTTGTACTCTTATCTTAATAGCTATGAAGACTTTGAGGATTCAGTAACTTGAAAACTCAACTTCATGTAACTTTAGATTGCATTTGCAGTTCTTAGAACAAAATGAACATACTCCTCTTACCTTCTGGTTTTTGAAAGGGTtgcttttaattttgtgtattgaGTTAGACATTAGATAGAGTTCCGTCAGGTTCCTGCAGAAGATGAAAGTTTTATCGGAAATCTGCGATAGCTCATTGTGTTGGAGGTTCAAGACTTTCAACAAAGGGAGTGTTGGGCACAGTCCTGGCTCCAGTtttgaaatggagttaaatcccgcATCCAAGATAGTAAGTTGGCTGTATCTTGTAAAATTGGTCGGTGGTAAGCCTCTGAGTTGGTTGTGGGTAAGATTCAACACCGTTATGTTAGCAGGAAGGTCATCAGGTATGTGTGTCAGCTTCAAATGGCTGCAGTCAGCTACTTCGTGTCTCACAGTGCACTGGTTTGTGGAAGATGCACAAAGAACCCACAGGGACAAAAGTCCCCCCAAGGAGTGTATTAGATAGGATGAACACTGTTTCATGATTCTGTcctataaaagaaatataaaaaagcaCTGGCTTTTACCATGCTCCTGCATCCTTtggtatattcttttaaaatatataaatctataaaagatcttttaataatttttacaCCATgcaagtatatattatataattaatgCACCAAACAGAAATAATTCAAATAACACCAGTAAGTGAAATAAACTGCAGATACTTCTTCCTCATTCGTCACACCACCATTAAGATAAGGAACTCAAGCATGCCATTTCCTTACAACTATGGTTATTTTATCTATTgttatatttactatttttaaaactatctctAAGTCAGTCAACTCCAGACAAAAGTCTcctcttgaaattattttttatcaacACAGAATAATTATATACACTTATGGAATACAGTAACTATTTCAGTATGTATATGATGCATAATGAGCAGACCAAAGTGATTTTCATGTTTATAGCTTCAAATATTTATCAGTTCCTTATGTTGGGAACATTTGAAATCCTTTCTTAGTAGCCATTTTGAAATATACAattaatcactttttttttttttgtggtttttcgagacagggtttctctgtgtagctttgcgcctttcctggaactcgctttggagaccaggctggccttgaactcacagagatccgcctggctctgcctcccgagtgctgggattaaaggcgtgcgccaccaccgcccggccaattaaTCACTTTTAACCAAAGTAATCCAAGTCATTCTTCTATTTCAGCTACACTCCTGCATTTGTTAGTCAccttcttttcctttgtcttcctGCACTCTTTTTAACCTCCAGTAACCACAGCTTTATAATTCTACAAGTTCAtctttcacaggaaaaaaaatgtgatttttttgtcttcctttgtCTGGTATATTTCACTGGTCATAATATCCTCAGGCTCATCCATGTAGTTACTGATCTGAAGCAATTTTGTCCCACTCTAAATGTTAGGAGTTTAATTATAccattctcttattttctttactAGTTTTCTATAGTTATGTTTATCTTCACCGAATATAGTGTTGCATTCATAATTTAAAAGACTTTacctgtagtgatattttatttgtgcgccacaataaagcttatctggggatcagagaacagagccagccactatattaaacatagaggtcaggcagtgatagcacacacctttaatcctagcattcaggaggcaaagatgcccctggatctctgggagttcaaggtcacactgggaacagagccaaatgtggtggcacacacctttaatcccagccctagttgaccatagaggtctagaggtctgtacagacagataggaagtgatagagctgggcagaaagaagtgatagagctgggcagaaagaagaagtgctatagctgggcagagagaagaagtaagatggcagggcacagaaaggtatataaggcaagaatatacaggaagtagctctctcttgggctgaggcttgcctagtggtaagaactcatggctggcttgttttatccctctgatctttcaactttcaccccaatatctggctccagattttttatcaataagaccatttagcaatttgtgttacatttacATAAAACTATATTTCTTCATCTACTGATGACACAGTATTCCTTGATGCCTTACTTGGTGACACAGGGGATGCATGCTCTTCTGTCTTTACCACATCTCTCCATCCTTAAATTCCTGTAACTGTTAGTATAGCACCAGTTGATATTGCTAAGATATGAAATGTTAGGGTTTTTGGT contains:
- the Tlr3 gene encoding toll-like receptor 3: MKQCSSYLIHSLGGLLSLWVLCASSTNQCTVRHEVADCSHLKLTHIPDDLPANITVLNLTHNQLRGLPPTNFTRYSQLTILDAGFNSISKLEPGLCPTLPLLKVLNLQHNELSQISDKTFIFCRNLTELYLMSNSIHKIKSNPFKNQKNLIKLDLSHNGLSSTKLGTEVQLEDLQELLLSNNKILALRSEELDFLSNSSLQKLDLSSNPLREFSPGCFHAIGNLSALLLNNAQLDPHLTEKLCLELSNTSIQNLSLANNHLLATSLATFSGLKQTHHLTSLDLSYNSLRDVGNDTFSWLPHLRYLSLQYNNIQCLSPRSFYGLSNLRYLNLKRAFTKQSISLASHPKIDDFSFQWLKYLEYLNMDDNNIPGTKSNMFTGLTSLKYLSLSKTFTSLQTVTNETFLSLAHSPLLTLNLTKNHISKIAGGAFSWLGQLRILDLGLNDIDQELTGQEWRGLRSIFEIYLSYNKYLQLTSNSFALVPGLQRLMLRRVALKNAEISPSPFRPLRNLTILDLSNNNIANINEDLLEGLENLEILDFQHNNLARLWKHANPGGPVNFLKGLSHLHILNLESNGFDEIPVGVFKNLFELKSINLGLNNLNILLPSIFDDQTSLRSLNLQKNLITSVEKNVFGPAFQNLSSLDMRFNPFDCTCESIAWFVNWINQTHANISELPTHYLCNTPPQYHGFPVMHFDTSSCKDSAPFELLFMINTSVLMTFILTALLIHFEGWRISFYWNVSVHRVLGFKEIEAQPEQFEYTAYIIHAHQDRDWVWKHFSPMEEQDQSLKFCLEERDFEAGVLGLEAIVNSIKRSRKIIFVITYHLLKDPLCKRFKVHHAVQQAIEQNLDSIILIFLQDIPDYKLNHALCLRRGMFKSRCILNWPVQKERINAFHHKLQVVLGSRNSAH